A single region of the Ascaphus truei isolate aAscTru1 chromosome 6, aAscTru1.hap1, whole genome shotgun sequence genome encodes:
- the LOC142496628 gene encoding IgGFc-binding protein-like: MAYEIRVHQFYHFNIFLHVSEIIVIETTLPGGKNKKPSAVELCCSPTNIPHNQGKLWGTPAIAHNEVIMFKIIITETTLPGGKNKKPSGPGAVTPMGKEFITVFMQNHNPKETPQLELLVTGSSPSTSVSVTINKSNFKKHLKVGKGETVTIPITEPVEMHGTGKFPHSVVIKADADIAVVSRNYKYASADTSLLYPVHQLGVQYYIITPPWGPESTYKEFSVVTYDKSTTVDVYLKGAVNFQGKVYPKGSKLTLTLEPFQAVQFQSPDDLSGTKVISRHPVAVLSGHTCSKKNGECDHVYEQLLPVDSWGTTFFVPPLSFQPKSDVVFVVASQNTRIDHQSGTEKRTKNVKAGEVIQIEIKQTSPLSIHASDKIQVLFYGTGGTFKDKSFDPFLTNVPDIEQFCFTYELTGQAKFETNLAIILTKTLAAPGITFDGKAPGEIKWKVFPGSEYSWGEYSYGGGFSIHKMQHLTVAFGLLSIGYSERIGYGSVAPCINGPRALGSWINGKWIIQMGQPLQPKEKIIVIETLPGGNIKKPSGEYV, from the exons CCCATAACCAAGGCAAACTGTGGGGAACACCAGCAATAGCTCACAATGAAGTCATCATGTTCA AAATAATAATCACTGAAACAACGTTACCTGGTGGAAAAAATAAGAAGCCAAGTG GGCCTGGAGCAGTGACTCCCATGGGCAAAGAGTTTATCACAGTGTTTATGCAGAATCACAACCCCAAGGAGACTCCTCAACTGGAGCTTCTGGTTACCGGCTCCTCACCATCCACCTCGGTCTCTGTCACCATTAACAAATCTAACTTTAAGAAACACCTAAAGGTTGGGAAAGGGGAAACAGTGACAATTCCTATTACAGAACCTGTAGAGATGCACGGGACTGGCAAATTTCCGCATTCCGTGGTGATTAAAGCTGATGCTGACATTGCAGTGGTTTCGCGTAACTATAAATATGCCAGTGCTGATACAAGTTTACTTTACCCAGTGCATCAGTTGGGAGTTCAGTATTATATAATTACCCCTCCGTGGGGACCTGAGTCCACATACAAAGAGTTCTCTGTGGTCACATACGATAAGAGCACAACTGTTGATGTCTACCTAAAAGGAGCTGTAAATTTCCAAGGAAAGGTTTACCCAAAGGGTAGCAAGCTAACACTGACCCTGGAACCATTCCAAGCTGTCCAGTTTCAGAGCCCAGATGACCTTTCAGGCACTAAGGTGATTTCTCGACATCCTGTAGCAGTCCTGAGTGGGCACACCTGCTCTAAAAAGAATGGAGAATGTGACCACGTCTATGAACAGCTCTTACCTGTTGACAGCTGGGGAACCACATTCTTTGTGCCGCCCTTGTCCTTCCAGCCTAAGTCTGATGTTGTATTTGTTGTGGCTTCCCAAAACACACGTATTGATCACCAATCTGGGACAGAAAAAAGAACCAAAAATGTGAAAGCTGGAGAAGTGATCCAGATTGAAATTAAACAAACATCACCTCTATCCATCCATGCAAGTGACAAGATTCAGGTCTTGTTTTATGGCACTGGTGGGACATTCAAAGATAAATCCTTTGACCCTTTCCTTACCAACGTACCTGACATTGAACAATTTTGTTTCACTTATGAACTTACTGGACAAGCCAAGTTTGAAACCAATCTGGCTATTATTTTAACCAAGACTTTGGCGGCACCAGGAATCACTTTTGATGGAAAAGCTCCAGGAGAAATTAAGTGGAAGGTATTCCCTGGATCAGAGTACTCTTGGGGAGAATATAGCTATGGTGGTGGCTTCAGCATCCACAAGATGCAGCACCTTACAGTAGCGTTTGGACTTCTGAGCATTGGCTACTCTGAGCGCATTGGCTATGGGTCTGTGGCACCTTGCATCAATG GTCCTAGAGCTCTGGGTTCATGGATAAATG GAAAATGGATCATACAAATGGGGCAACCATTGCAACCGAAAGAAA AAATAATAGTCATTGAAACGTTACCTGGTGGAAATATTAAGAAGCCAAGTGGTGAGTACGTATGA
- the LOC142498146 gene encoding IgGFc-binding protein-like → MVRKLEHEPYIHQQIPFLSELDTKYQFLPYVRYLCTPSKSDTISIIANVFHEKTKIIVIETTLSGGKNKKPSEIIITETTLPGGKNKKPSGPGAVTPMGKEFITAFMQNHNPKETPQLELLVTGSSPSTSVSVTINKSNFKKHLKVGKGETVTIPIAEPVEMHGTGKFPHSVVIKADADIAVVSRNYKYASADTSLLYPVHQLGVQYYIITPPWGPESTYKEFSVVAYDKSTTVDVYLKGAVNFQGKVYPKGSKLTLTLEPFQAVQFQSPDDLSGTKVISRHPVAVLSGHTCSKKNGECDHVYEQLLPVDSWGTTFFVPPLSFQPKSDVVFVVASQNTRIDHQSGTEKRTKNVKAGEVIQIEIKQTSPLSIHASDKIQVLFYGTGGTFKDKSFDPFLTNVPDIEQFCFTYELTGQAKFETNLAIILTKTLAAPGITFDGKAPGEIKWKVFPGSEYSWGEYSYGGGFSIHKMQHLTVPFGLLSIGYSERIGYGSVAPCINGPRALGSWINGKWIIQMGQPLQPKEKFNREVKI, encoded by the exons ATGGTGAGAAAGTTAGAGCATGAACCATATATCCATCAGCAGATACCATTCTTGTCAGAGTTAGATACTAAATACCAGTTTTTGCCCTATGTACGTTATCTGTGCACTCCCAGTAAAAGTGATACCATAAGCATTATAGCCAATGTCTTCCATGAAAAAACAA AAATAATTGTCATTGAAACAACGTTATCTGGTGGAAAAAATAAGAAGCCAAGTG AAATAATAATCACTGAAACAACGTTACCTGGTGGAAAAAATAAGAAGCCAAGTG GGCCTGGAGCAGTGACTCCCATGGGCAAAGAGTTTATCACAGCGTTTATGCAGAATCACAACCCCAAGGAGACTCCTCAACTGGAGCTTCTGGTTACCGGCTCCTCACCATCCACCTCGGTCTCTGTCACCATTAACAAATCTAACTTTAAGAAACACCTAAAGGTTGGGAAAGGGGAAACAGTGACAATTCCTATTGCAGAACCTGTAGAGATGCACGGGACTGGCAAATTTCCGCATTCCGTGGTGATTAAAGCTGATGCTGACATTGCAGTGGTTTCGCGTAACTATAAATATGCCAGTGCTGATACAAGTTTACTTTACCCAGTGCATCAGTTGGGAGTTCAGTATTATATAATTACCCCTCCGTGGGGACCTGAGTCCACATACAAAGAGTTCTCTGTGGTCGCATACGATAAGAGCACAACTGTTGATGTCTACCTAAAAGGAGCTGTAAATTTCCAAGGAAAGGTTTACCCAAAGGGTAGCAAGCTAACACTGACCCTGGAACCATTCCAAGCTGTCCAGTTTCAGAGCCCAGATGACCTTTCAGGCACTAAGGTGATTTCTCGACATCCTGTAGCAGTCCTGAGTGGGCACACCTGCTCTAAAAAGAATGGAGAATGTGACCACGTCTATGAACAGCTCTTACCTGTTGACAGCTGGGGAACCACATTCTTTGTGCCGCCCTTGTCCTTCCAGCCTAAGTCTGATGTTGTATTTGTTGTGGCTTCCCAAAACACACGCATTGATCACCAATCTGGGACAGAAAAAAGAACCAAAAATGTGAAAGCTGGAGAAGTGATCCAGATTGAAATTAAACAAACATCACCTCTATCCATCCACGCAAGTGACAAGATTCAGGTCTTGTTTTATGGCACTGGTGGGACATTCAAAGATAAATCCTTTGACCCTTTCCTTACCAACGTACCTGACATTGAACAATTTTGTTTCACTTATGAACTTACTGGACAAGCCAAGTTTGAAACCAATCTGGCTATTATTTTAACCAAGACTTTGGCGGCACCAGGAATCACTTTTGATGGGAAAGCTCCAGGAGAAATTAAGTGGAAGGTATTCCCTGGATCAGAGTACTCTTGGGGAGAATATAGCTATGGTGGTGGCTTCAGCATCCACAAGATGCAGCACCTTACAGTACCGTTTGGACTTCTGAGCATTGGCTACTCTGAGCGCATTGGCTATGGGTCTGTGGCACCTTGCATCAATG GTCCTAGAGCTCTGGGTTCATGGATAAATG GAAAATGGATCATACAAATGGGGCAACCATTGCAACCGAAAGAAA AGTTTAACAGAGAAGTAAAAATATAA